A region of Selenihalanaerobacter shriftii DNA encodes the following proteins:
- a CDS encoding diguanylate cyclase domain-containing protein: protein MDFKSLVENAQDLMFRYSFQPKQGFEYVNSAAKAITGYTPEEFYADPCIEYRLVHSKVRFLLEDLVEAPATKNNSLVLPWVHKNGSLVWVEQKVTPIYDEEDNLIAVEGVVRDITRWKQAEEELQLQRSYFETLFDESPLVMAILNEEGKIIKVNKNFQNTFKYKESEAKDNFLRELIVPKDEVEKSQQLFNKILKNKMVNEETVRKRKDGSEIEVSIIGTPIEFNDRKSRICIIYKDITERKKDERQIKYLSFHDELTGLYNRVYFERELELANSQQHIPLSLIVADVNNLKLVNDVFGHGKGDELLKIVAKILKESCRENDIVVRWGGDEFIILLPNTTKNQVELVVKRIKENIPKYEEVEGPFTEISIALGYVTKESPIRNIDKIMAKAEDRMYRNKLRGSKSTKSSIISSLETTLLEKNYETKEHADRLEKISMKMGKYLGLSNNQLDNLDLLARLHDIGKVAISDEILMKPAKLTEEEWERIKMHPEIGCRIANSLAELTPIANIILSHHERWDGTGYPQRLKGENIPLLARIIAICDAYDVMTNERPYKTAMSHQTAITELKECAESQFDPELVKVFIELFDNQSKLKAL from the coding sequence ATGGATTTTAAATCTTTAGTTGAAAATGCACAAGATTTAATGTTTCGTTATAGTTTTCAACCTAAGCAGGGATTTGAATATGTTAATTCAGCAGCAAAAGCAATTACTGGTTATACTCCTGAAGAGTTTTATGCAGATCCATGTATAGAGTATAGACTAGTTCATTCTAAAGTTAGATTCTTATTAGAAGATTTAGTGGAAGCACCTGCAACTAAGAATAACTCACTTGTCTTGCCTTGGGTACATAAGAATGGTAGTCTTGTATGGGTGGAACAAAAAGTTACACCTATTTATGATGAAGAAGATAATTTGATTGCAGTTGAAGGAGTAGTGCGTGATATTACTAGATGGAAGCAAGCAGAAGAAGAACTTCAGTTACAAAGATCTTATTTTGAAACTCTTTTTGATGAATCACCCCTGGTAATGGCCATTTTAAACGAAGAAGGAAAAATTATCAAAGTAAATAAAAACTTCCAAAATACATTTAAATATAAAGAATCAGAAGCTAAGGATAATTTTCTTAGAGAGCTAATAGTTCCAAAAGATGAAGTAGAGAAAAGTCAACAATTATTTAATAAAATTTTAAAAAATAAAATGGTTAATGAAGAAACTGTTCGAAAACGAAAAGATGGTAGTGAGATAGAGGTTTCTATTATTGGAACACCTATTGAATTTAATGATCGAAAGTCAAGAATATGTATAATTTATAAAGATATTACTGAACGTAAAAAAGATGAAAGGCAGATTAAGTATTTAAGCTTTCATGATGAATTGACAGGTCTTTATAATAGAGTATATTTTGAGAGAGAATTAGAGTTAGCAAATAGCCAGCAGCATATTCCATTAAGCTTAATTGTTGCAGATGTTAATAATCTTAAATTAGTTAATGATGTTTTTGGTCATGGAAAAGGTGATGAATTATTAAAGATAGTAGCCAAGATATTAAAAGAATCATGTCGAGAGAATGATATAGTCGTTAGGTGGGGCGGGGATGAATTTATTATCTTATTACCAAATACCACCAAAAATCAAGTGGAATTAGTAGTCAAAAGGATTAAAGAGAATATTCCTAAGTATGAAGAGGTTGAAGGGCCTTTTACAGAGATTAGTATTGCGCTAGGATATGTCACTAAAGAAAGCCCTATTAGGAATATAGATAAGATTATGGCTAAAGCTGAAGATAGGATGTATAGAAATAAATTAAGAGGCTCTAAGAGTACTAAGAGTTCCATTATTTCATCCTTAGAAACCACTTTATTAGAAAAAAATTATGAGACTAAAGAACATGCAGATCGTTTGGAAAAGATTTCTATGAAAATGGGAAAATATCTTGGATTATCAAATAATCAACTAGATAATTTAGATTTGTTAGCTAGATTACATGATATTGGGAAGGTAGCAATTTCTGATGAAATTCTCATGAAACCAGCAAAATTGACTGAGGAAGAATGGGAACGGATTAAAATGCATCCAGAGATTGGATGTAGGATTGCAAATTCATTAGCAGAATTAACTCCGATTGCAAATATTATTTTATCTCATCATGAGCGCTGGGATGGGACCGGTTATCCTCAAAGGCTTAAAGGAGAAAATATTCCATTATTAGCAAGAATAATTGCTATTTGTGATGCTTATGATGTTATGACTAATGAGCGGCCATATAAGACAGCTATGTCTCATCAAACAGCAATAACAGAATTAAAAGAATGTGCAGAGTCTCAATTTGATCCTGAATTAGTAAAAGTATTCATAGAATTATTTGATAATCAAAGTAAGTTAAAAGCATTATGA
- a CDS encoding methyl-accepting chemotaxis protein, with protein sequence MLDFIKRRITVRNKLLVLILIPLILVLGGLAYQNYNLAVDEVTDTVRTNGLQQVRGNAKVINNWLEAKGNEVKVLSRTLELKENWNQQEDVWTIINKLEEEAIKGTFANLMLIDLKGQAWTTKNKSLYNLEDREYFKKVKQNNELVIGKPIKSKLSGEDVFVIANSVKDENGKTVAIIAGSVLLEPFQEIVNDFKMGRTGYGYVVKEDGMLIAHPSKAMKLNVLNPNNEGVNQQLANITKKMVAGEKGVNKYSFDGEDKYAFYYPIQGVNWSLALNVPVSELTVAANKITKQSVIGYIILFVIIALIVFFVSSSITSTIESIQEVLGKVAKGDFTKKARVDSNDELGKMANYLNRTIGELRETLHSVQDSSMTVGNASNEIAEGNQDLSQRTQEQASSLEEVSATIQQMTAAVEEVAANAESTDELADQNMEVVRKGSNVVQDTMRSMAEITSSSKEIADIITVVNDIAFQTNLLALNAAVEAARAGEHGKGFAVVAAEVRNLASRTAESAEDIEDLITKVIKQIENGNELVEQTGDSLTEIVENSEQSSTAVNEISAAMQEQATSADQIQGAVEELDQVTQQNAAMVEEIASSSEALKDEARDMLAEVKQFNLGNKKDDIKNMQKQHQGNTELKEERDALFGNDEEDIDFNEDDFEKF encoded by the coding sequence GTGTTAGATTTTATTAAAAGAAGAATTACAGTGCGTAATAAATTATTAGTATTAATTTTGATTCCTTTAATCTTAGTCTTAGGTGGATTAGCTTACCAAAATTATAATTTAGCAGTAGATGAAGTTACTGATACTGTAAGAACTAATGGCCTTCAGCAAGTCAGAGGAAATGCTAAGGTAATTAATAATTGGTTAGAAGCTAAGGGAAACGAAGTAAAAGTATTAAGTCGGACTTTAGAATTAAAAGAAAATTGGAATCAACAAGAAGATGTTTGGACTATAATTAATAAATTAGAAGAAGAGGCTATTAAAGGTACTTTTGCTAATTTGATGTTGATTGATTTAAAAGGACAAGCTTGGACTACTAAAAATAAGTCTTTATATAATTTAGAAGACAGAGAATACTTTAAAAAAGTTAAACAAAATAATGAATTAGTAATTGGTAAACCTATCAAATCGAAATTAAGTGGTGAAGACGTTTTTGTAATAGCAAATTCAGTGAAAGATGAAAATGGAAAGACAGTTGCTATTATAGCTGGAAGTGTTTTATTAGAGCCATTCCAAGAAATTGTAAATGATTTTAAAATGGGTAGGACGGGTTATGGTTATGTAGTTAAAGAAGATGGAATGCTGATTGCACATCCTTCTAAAGCTATGAAGCTTAATGTGTTGAATCCAAATAATGAAGGGGTTAATCAACAACTTGCAAATATTACTAAGAAAATGGTAGCTGGAGAGAAAGGAGTTAATAAATATAGTTTTGATGGTGAAGATAAATATGCTTTTTATTACCCAATTCAAGGAGTTAATTGGTCTTTAGCGTTAAATGTTCCTGTAAGTGAATTAACAGTAGCAGCTAATAAAATTACAAAACAATCTGTAATTGGTTATATAATCTTATTTGTAATTATTGCTTTAATTGTATTCTTTGTTTCTAGTTCAATTACTAGTACTATCGAAAGTATCCAAGAAGTCTTAGGAAAAGTAGCTAAAGGTGACTTTACTAAAAAGGCTAGAGTAGATAGTAATGATGAGTTAGGAAAGATGGCAAATTATCTTAATAGGACTATTGGGGAATTACGAGAAACTTTGCATTCAGTACAGGATTCTTCAATGACTGTTGGGAATGCTTCTAATGAAATTGCAGAAGGTAATCAAGATTTATCACAACGAACTCAAGAGCAGGCTTCATCTTTAGAAGAGGTTTCAGCAACTATACAGCAGATGACAGCGGCTGTAGAAGAAGTAGCTGCTAATGCTGAAAGTACTGACGAATTGGCCGATCAGAATATGGAAGTTGTAAGAAAAGGTTCAAATGTGGTACAGGATACAATGCGTTCAATGGCAGAGATTACATCTAGTAGTAAAGAAATAGCTGATATCATTACTGTTGTCAATGATATTGCTTTCCAAACTAATCTATTAGCACTTAATGCAGCAGTAGAGGCAGCTAGAGCTGGAGAACATGGTAAAGGTTTTGCTGTAGTAGCAGCTGAGGTAAGAAATCTAGCAAGTAGAACGGCAGAATCAGCAGAAGATATAGAAGATTTAATTACTAAAGTTATTAAACAGATTGAAAATGGTAATGAATTAGTTGAACAGACAGGAGACTCTTTAACAGAAATTGTAGAGAATAGTGAACAGTCTTCTACAGCTGTTAATGAGATTTCTGCTGCTATGCAGGAGCAAGCAACTTCAGCGGATCAGATTCAAGGAGCTGTAGAAGAGTTAGATCAAGTAACTCAACAGAATGCAGCAATGGTAGAAGAGATAGCTAGTTCAAGTGAAGCATTGAAAGATGAAGCTAGAGATATGTTAGCAGAGGTTAAGCAGTTTAATTTAGGAAATAAGAAAGATGATATAAAGAATATGCAAAAACAGCATCAGGGAAATACCGAACTTAAAGAAGAAAGAGATGCTTTATTTGGCAATGATGAAGAAGATATAGATTTTAATGAAGATGATTTTGAGAAGTTTTAA
- a CDS encoding chemotaxis protein CheD translates to MKSRLKFKMRTKVKKIFAGDFYTTRDREEIISTLLGSCVATCLIDNVNSVYGMNHFMLPMELKRKDKDKLGKYGLDAMEILISAMLKQGANLKYLEAKLFGGGRVVKSSYSNVAKANVDFAKMYLEQQQIPIIAQDVGGTYGRQIYFYPKEGIYSRKIKSTHQELA, encoded by the coding sequence GTGAAAAGCAGGTTAAAATTCAAAATGAGGACAAAGGTCAAGAAGATTTTTGCTGGAGATTTTTATACCACTAGAGATAGGGAAGAGATTATCTCTACTTTATTAGGTTCTTGTGTTGCCACTTGTTTAATAGATAATGTCAATTCAGTTTATGGGATGAATCATTTTATGTTACCAATGGAGCTAAAAAGAAAAGATAAGGATAAACTTGGCAAGTATGGGTTAGATGCTATGGAGATTTTGATTTCAGCAATGCTTAAACAAGGTGCTAATTTAAAGTATTTAGAAGCTAAACTTTTTGGTGGAGGAAGAGTTGTTAAATCAAGTTATAGTAATGTTGCAAAGGCTAATGTTGACTTTGCTAAAATGTATTTAGAACAGCAACAGATTCCGATAATTGCTCAAGATGTTGGGGGTACTTATGGGCGTCAGATTTACTTTTACCCTAAAGAAGGAATTTATTCTCGAAAGATAAAATCTACTCATCAAGAGTTAGCTTAA
- a CDS encoding CheR family methyltransferase, with amino-acid sequence MDFKVKISDKAFNQISELMQRTIGLNLSTKKKAMVHSRLSKRLRELNLDSFDEYYQLLNESESELVHLCNLLTTNVTKFFREKYHFQFLQDRVLPQIKADKCNKKIRIWSAGCSSGEEVYSLAIILREFFDDDWDIKILATDINTEVLRLAKKGIYHQRQIKPIPYKLLTKYFKLGEGKNKGLFKVKQHLNELVVFKRLNLNQSTEYPIKSELDFVFCRNVFIYFKKKTREQVLHRFYNYIKDNGYLFLGHSESINGSSGLAEKWKLIQQTTYQKMK; translated from the coding sequence ATGGATTTTAAAGTAAAGATTAGTGATAAGGCATTTAATCAAATCAGTGAATTAATGCAGCGAACAATTGGTTTAAATCTATCAACTAAGAAGAAAGCTATGGTTCATTCACGTTTATCTAAACGCTTAAGAGAATTAAATTTAGATAGTTTTGATGAATATTATCAATTACTAAATGAGAGTGAAAGTGAATTAGTTCACCTTTGCAATTTATTAACTACTAATGTAACTAAGTTTTTTAGAGAAAAGTATCATTTTCAATTTTTACAAGATCGAGTATTGCCTCAAATTAAAGCAGATAAATGTAATAAGAAGATTAGAATTTGGAGTGCAGGTTGTTCTAGTGGAGAAGAGGTTTATAGTTTAGCTATTATTCTAAGAGAATTTTTTGATGATGATTGGGATATTAAGATTTTAGCTACAGATATTAATACTGAAGTTTTGAGATTAGCTAAAAAAGGGATTTATCATCAAAGACAAATAAAACCGATTCCTTATAAATTATTAACAAAGTATTTTAAGTTAGGAGAAGGTAAGAATAAAGGTTTATTTAAGGTAAAGCAACATTTAAATGAATTGGTTGTATTTAAAAGGTTAAATTTAAATCAAAGTACAGAGTATCCTATTAAATCAGAATTAGATTTTGTTTTTTGCAGAAATGTATTTATTTACTTTAAAAAAAAGACTAGAGAGCAAGTTTTACATAGGTTCTATAATTATATCAAGGATAATGGGTATTTATTTTTAGGACATTCAGAGTCTATTAATGGTTCAAGTGGTTTAGCTGAGAAGTGGAAATTAATTCAGCAGACGACTTATCAAAAAATGAAGTGA
- a CDS encoding chemotaxis protein CheW, whose product MQTEEHNDNTMNILNQQLTNISAENQFVTFRVDDEEYGVDVLKVQEIIRYHQPTKVPNAPEVIKGVINFRGEVIPIVDLRKKFNLELREYDSFTVIIILEVKDKIVGIIVDHVSDILSFSKEDIQTALEFSSDIKTEFIKGMAKLDERLIILLELEKLLSFKEFRALNRLDEGEMSEEGQVTDKKEDIVKDESDDELIEDDG is encoded by the coding sequence ATGCAAACAGAAGAGCACAATGATAATACCATGAATATTTTAAATCAACAGTTGACGAATATTTCTGCTGAAAATCAGTTTGTAACCTTTAGAGTTGACGATGAGGAGTATGGAGTAGATGTATTAAAAGTACAGGAGATTATTAGATATCATCAACCGACTAAAGTACCAAATGCTCCGGAAGTAATTAAAGGTGTTATTAACTTTAGAGGGGAAGTCATTCCAATTGTTGATTTAAGGAAAAAGTTTAATCTTGAATTAAGAGAATATGACAGCTTTACTGTAATTATTATTTTGGAGGTTAAGGATAAGATTGTAGGAATAATAGTCGATCATGTGTCGGATATTTTGAGTTTTTCTAAAGAAGATATCCAAACAGCTTTAGAATTTAGTTCGGATATTAAAACAGAATTTATCAAAGGTATGGCTAAGCTTGATGAGCGATTGATAATATTGTTGGAATTAGAAAAGCTTTTATCTTTTAAAGAATTTAGAGCACTTAATCGACTAGATGAGGGAGAAATGAGTGAAGAAGGACAAGTAACAGATAAAAAGGAGGATATAGTAAAAGACGAATCTGATGATGAATTAATAGAGGACGATGGATAA
- a CDS encoding chemotaxis protein CheA — MSDENLINIFIEEAEELLANLEIDLLQLESEPNNHDLINRIFRAMHTLKGSASLTGLDQIADFVHHAEDLLDRLRNGSLNINSEIINLLLESRDLVEDMVKSIIEPKYEFDVANVQEVSKSLQYFLGIDDEDEVVSHAKVKGSSIDEERVYKISLDFNSNLFVTGTDNLLLIRELSDLGEVLDRNINLTKIPDIYNLDPEECYIKLTLLIKTKEPIEKINDVFIFIEFDNKIEIEDITENFTQGLDLTLADKKTGEILVEKGILEEEDIQEALAKQKKIGDVLAEDGKVNKKQVESIVKEQQKSREIKAKSTVKVDTDKLEALMNSMAELIISQAKVRELALKNNVNSNMKLVTSLDEMDKRIHNLQEEIMKARMVPIGNTFLRFRRLVRDLSKEQGKEVDLEIKGKETELDKTVIEKIGDPLKHMIRNSIDHGIELPEVREENGKPRKGTITLNAYHQEGNIIIDVSDDGQGLDRDKILNKAVNQGVIEAEQNLTDDEVYQLICEPGFSTAQKVTETSGRGVGMDVVKSNIENLRGTINISSELGQGTTFKLKIPLTLAIIDGMVVKIGLDHFIIPLNSIVEFTQPLEQHVKTVKGKGEVIKIRNEYVTLTRLHKVLDIEAKEINPTKGILVIVQENGKKTCLLVDEILGQQQAVVKSLEDNYTYVEGMAGATILGDGNVAMILDVATILRMAVR; from the coding sequence ATGAGCGATGAGAATTTAATTAATATTTTTATTGAAGAGGCAGAAGAGCTTCTAGCTAATTTAGAGATTGATTTATTACAATTGGAATCTGAGCCAAATAATCATGATTTAATCAATAGAATATTTAGAGCAATGCATACTCTTAAGGGGAGTGCTAGCTTGACTGGATTAGATCAAATAGCAGATTTTGTTCATCATGCTGAAGACTTATTAGACAGACTCAGGAATGGTTCTTTAAATATTAATTCAGAGATAATTAATTTGCTTTTAGAAAGTCGAGATTTAGTTGAAGATATGGTAAAGTCTATTATTGAACCGAAATACGAATTTGATGTAGCAAACGTACAAGAGGTAAGTAAATCATTACAATATTTTTTAGGTATTGATGATGAGGATGAAGTAGTATCTCATGCCAAAGTAAAAGGTAGCAGCATAGATGAAGAAAGAGTTTATAAAATAAGTCTTGATTTTAATTCTAACTTATTCGTAACAGGGACTGATAATTTATTATTAATTAGGGAATTAAGTGATTTAGGAGAAGTTCTTGATAGAAATATTAATCTAACTAAGATTCCTGATATTTATAATCTTGATCCAGAAGAGTGTTATATAAAACTAACGTTACTAATTAAGACTAAAGAGCCTATTGAAAAAATTAATGATGTATTTATCTTTATTGAGTTTGATAATAAGATAGAGATAGAAGATATTACTGAAAATTTCACTCAAGGTTTAGATTTAACTTTAGCTGATAAAAAGACTGGAGAAATATTAGTAGAGAAAGGGATTTTAGAGGAAGAAGATATTCAAGAGGCATTAGCTAAACAGAAAAAAATTGGAGATGTTTTAGCAGAGGACGGTAAAGTCAATAAAAAACAAGTAGAGAGTATAGTTAAAGAGCAACAAAAAAGTCGAGAAATTAAAGCTAAGAGTACAGTTAAGGTTGATACTGATAAATTAGAAGCATTAATGAATTCTATGGCAGAATTGATCATTTCTCAAGCTAAAGTAAGAGAGTTAGCATTAAAGAATAATGTAAATTCTAATATGAAATTAGTAACCTCTTTAGATGAGATGGATAAACGAATTCATAATTTACAAGAAGAGATTATGAAAGCAAGGATGGTTCCAATCGGAAATACATTTTTGCGTTTTAGAAGATTGGTAAGAGACTTATCTAAAGAGCAAGGAAAAGAAGTTGATTTAGAGATTAAAGGTAAAGAAACCGAGTTGGATAAAACTGTTATTGAGAAGATTGGGGATCCATTAAAGCATATGATTAGAAATTCCATTGATCATGGGATTGAGTTACCTGAGGTAAGAGAAGAGAATGGAAAACCTAGAAAAGGGACTATTACGTTAAATGCTTATCACCAAGAAGGGAATATAATAATAGATGTTTCAGATGATGGTCAAGGACTAGATAGAGATAAAATCTTAAATAAGGCTGTTAATCAAGGTGTAATTGAAGCAGAACAGAATTTGACAGACGATGAGGTTTATCAATTAATCTGTGAGCCAGGTTTTTCGACGGCTCAAAAAGTAACGGAGACTTCTGGGCGTGGGGTTGGCATGGACGTAGTTAAGAGTAATATTGAAAACCTGCGAGGTACTATTAATATTTCTAGTGAGCTAGGTCAAGGAACTACTTTTAAATTAAAAATTCCGTTAACTTTGGCTATTATTGATGGCATGGTAGTTAAAATAGGTTTGGATCATTTTATTATTCCGTTAAATTCGATTGTGGAATTTACTCAGCCTTTAGAGCAGCATGTAAAGACTGTCAAAGGAAAAGGTGAAGTAATCAAAATTAGAAATGAATATGTTACTCTTACTAGACTACATAAAGTACTTGACATAGAGGCTAAAGAGATTAATCCAACAAAAGGAATCTTAGTTATTGTTCAAGAGAATGGAAAAAAGACATGTTTATTAGTGGATGAAATATTGGGACAACAGCAGGCAGTAGTCAAGAGTTTAGAGGATAATTATACTTATGTAGAGGGTATGGCTGGAGCTACTATTTTAGGAGATGGAAATGTAGCTATGATTTTAGATGTAGCTACAATACTAAGAATGGCAGTCAGATAG
- a CDS encoding response regulator, producing MGKKILIVDDSRTVRSSVKYTLKKEGYEVIVAKNGEDGLQKLKENDSPTERPKMIITDVNMPKMDGITFVQEVKKDSKFKFIPTLILTTESQAEMKKKGKKAGAAGWLVKPFEPEQLISVAKKFIR from the coding sequence ATGGGCAAGAAGATATTAATTGTTGATGATTCAAGAACTGTTCGTTCTTCAGTTAAGTATACTTTAAAAAAAGAAGGGTATGAAGTTATCGTAGCTAAAAATGGAGAAGATGGTTTACAAAAGTTAAAAGAGAATGATTCACCTACTGAAAGGCCAAAAATGATTATTACGGATGTTAATATGCCAAAAATGGATGGTATTACTTTTGTACAGGAAGTTAAAAAGGATAGCAAGTTTAAATTTATTCCTACTTTAATTTTAACTACAGAGTCACAGGCAGAAATGAAGAAGAAAGGTAAAAAAGCAGGAGCAGCTGGATGGTTAGTGAAACCGTTTGAGCCGGAGCAGTTAATTAGTGTAGCCAAGAAATTTATTAGATAA
- a CDS encoding STAS domain-containing protein: MVADSAIELQIPEELTIYTVQSFKDKILGRLDIKEDLILNCQDMNIIDGAGIQLLLSLEKTALNEEFNIFFKSPTDSFKESLKLAGVSELFNVIEEEVNDGQEDINC; this comes from the coding sequence ATGGTTGCTGATTCAGCAATAGAACTACAGATTCCGGAAGAGTTAACTATCTATACTGTACAATCTTTTAAAGATAAGATTCTAGGCAGATTAGATATTAAAGAAGATTTAATTTTAAATTGTCAAGATATGAATATTATTGATGGAGCAGGTATTCAATTATTATTATCTTTAGAAAAGACAGCTTTAAATGAAGAATTTAATATATTCTTTAAGAGTCCTACAGACAGTTTTAAAGAGAGCTTAAAGTTAGCAGGAGTTAGTGAACTATTCAATGTAATTGAGGAGGAAGTGAATGATGGGCAAGAAGATATTAATTGTTGA
- a CDS encoding STAS domain-containing protein, with protein MRVKESQDEVMIYIESKNIDITNSKQLKEKIFSFIDQGIKEIILDFSEVQMIDSSGIGKLLLSQKRLSEVNSKLSLVNIKSDYIEKIIKLIHLDEVIEVKEG; from the coding sequence ATGAGAGTTAAGGAATCACAGGATGAGGTAATGATTTACATAGAAAGTAAGAATATAGATATTACTAATTCTAAACAATTAAAAGAGAAGATATTTTCATTTATTGACCAAGGGATTAAAGAAATCATTCTAGATTTTTCTGAAGTGCAGATGATTGATAGTTCTGGTATAGGGAAATTATTATTAAGCCAAAAAAGATTGAGTGAGGTTAATAGTAAATTATCTTTAGTTAATATTAAAAGTGATTATATAGAAAAAATTATTAAGTTAATTCATCTAGATGAAGTTATTGAGGTGAAGGAGGGATAA
- a CDS encoding methyl-accepting chemotaxis protein, whose protein sequence is MAKSSQVFQNIIDDLNYSLKHNIESLEDIIDKTEDFYGLISNRLPEIEENIDETIEETKLLINYFIETDEPESEIDTNFQMNEVLENLEEKIHQVYDSLSARDKVSEILDDFIMDNDEEEAQFMEVLNLIEELEEVLSELEDLSINAIIVSAKAGKDGAGFRVISNEINRLAANIKDKYEFIEESILTLQKWYQGFTGDLNELGTIEENISSNYRMEIKEIFEDILDSLQTIADMLKDFMGHIQQSVEPIYDIIILAQNQDIIRQNLENLIEIMLSTQQEIKDFEVANSEEEVILNKLVFITEVLNLSKKLMNNILKQLHDSLFTIQEEFTQMSSDLNEIREDGEQLSLFFAGGSNGSGSTDKVSLELIYQRLIDFIPKLTSELEGIEDRYSHLISDKAVFYENMNKIQDQFSDISGVAGQFNKIKLLAKIEFTRMLGTKKDFAKDIESAIKDFIDSSKYNQQAYNDLKENLETNYSQFIDISVEVKNKINQSTQTIADSEEKLLLTKQLIKEAIQALQQSIDGLVCEIETVNQQIDECYTLQDQGEEIIDSLEEFECKALQLKEDYLTKIGQDDWVGHNERLQELMNEFTSYLERKTAQEEITDLEIDVGSEGGELTLF, encoded by the coding sequence TTGGCTAAATCTAGTCAGGTATTTCAAAACATAATAGATGACTTAAATTATAGTTTGAAGCACAACATAGAATCTTTAGAAGATATCATTGATAAGACTGAAGACTTCTATGGATTGATTTCAAACCGATTACCTGAGATTGAAGAGAATATAGATGAAACTATTGAGGAAACTAAATTATTAATTAATTATTTTATAGAAACTGATGAACCTGAATCTGAAATCGATACTAACTTTCAAATGAATGAGGTGTTAGAAAACTTAGAAGAGAAGATTCATCAGGTCTATGATTCATTATCAGCTAGAGATAAAGTATCTGAGATATTAGATGATTTTATAATGGATAATGATGAAGAAGAAGCTCAATTCATGGAAGTATTAAATTTAATTGAAGAGTTAGAAGAAGTATTAAGTGAGCTAGAAGACCTTTCAATTAATGCTATTATAGTTTCAGCTAAGGCTGGCAAAGATGGGGCAGGCTTTAGAGTGATCTCTAATGAGATTAATCGTTTAGCTGCTAATATTAAAGATAAGTATGAATTTATTGAAGAGAGTATATTAACTTTACAGAAGTGGTATCAAGGGTTTACAGGTGATTTAAATGAGTTAGGAACAATTGAAGAAAATATTTCATCTAATTACCGAATGGAAATTAAAGAGATATTTGAAGATATATTAGATTCATTACAGACTATTGCAGATATGTTAAAGGACTTTATGGGACATATTCAACAATCTGTAGAACCTATCTACGATATTATTATTCTAGCTCAAAATCAAGATATAATTAGACAGAATTTAGAGAACTTAATTGAAATTATGTTAAGTACTCAACAAGAGATTAAGGATTTTGAGGTAGCTAATAGTGAAGAGGAAGTTATTTTAAACAAGTTAGTCTTTATTACTGAAGTGTTAAATTTATCTAAAAAATTAATGAATAACATTTTGAAGCAATTACACGATTCATTATTCACGATTCAAGAAGAGTTTACTCAGATGAGTTCTGATTTGAATGAGATTAGAGAGGATGGGGAGCAGTTAAGTCTCTTTTTTGCTGGAGGTTCTAATGGATCTGGATCGACAGATAAGGTTAGTTTAGAATTGATTTATCAAAGATTAATTGATTTTATTCCTAAATTAACAAGTGAATTAGAGGGAATAGAAGATAGATATTCCCATTTAATCAGTGATAAAGCAGTGTTTTATGAAAATATGAATAAGATTCAAGATCAATTCTCAGATATTAGTGGGGTTGCAGGTCAATTTAATAAGATTAAACTTTTGGCTAAGATTGAATTTACCCGGATGTTAGGTACTAAGAAAGATTTTGCCAAAGATATTGAATCAGCAATTAAAGATTTCATTGACTCTAGTAAATATAATCAACAGGCATATAATGACTTAAAAGAAAATTTAGAGACTAATTACAGTCAGTTTATAGATATATCGGTAGAAGTTAAAAATAAGATTAATCAATCTACCCAAACTATTGCAGATTCAGAAGAAAAATTATTATTAACTAAGCAGTTAATTAAGGAAGCTATTCAAGCTTTACAGCAATCTATTGATGGTTTAGTCTGTGAAATAGAGACAGTTAATCAGCAGATAGATGAATGCTACACTTTACAAGATCAAGGAGAAGAAATTATTGATTCTTTAGAAGAGTTTGAGTGTAAAGCTTTACAATTAAAAGAAGATTATTTAACAAAAATAGGTCAAGATGATTGGGTAGGACATAATGAAAGACTACAGGAGTTAATGAATGAATTTACTAGTTATTTAGAACGAAAGACAGCTCAGGAGGAAATTACTGATTTAGAGATAGATGTAGGTAGTGAAGGAGGAGAACTAACATTATTTTAA